The following coding sequences are from one Triticum dicoccoides isolate Atlit2015 ecotype Zavitan chromosome 4A, WEW_v2.0, whole genome shotgun sequence window:
- the LOC119284049 gene encoding uncharacterized protein LOC119284049, whose product MGKAASHRPSSAAAAEKTPPKSAHLPSSPGSFLSTKISAVARSSGPETPPAEHRRDAAGNPPPESAPEEESAWQTAAAQPSLTTCQSGSSSMRSLSGCRPKTYSAAAPSASRGSADYDAETWGFQYQFNLLAMEVSPPIDLGIMLIPMTTLINERELLIQQRLSRLLHCEIDGVSLRDVENEEHEYHLLPLTAHRLQESMISLPLFETQENAVDKEAPFVIVL is encoded by the exons ATGGGCAAGGCTGCATCGCACCGcccatcctccgccgccgccgccgagaagaCTCCACCCAAATCCGCTCATTTGCCTTCTTCCCCGGGAAGCTTTCTTTCAACCAAGATTTCAGCCGTGGCGCG ATCGTCCGGTCCAGAGACGCCGCCGGCAGAACACCGTCGCGACGCCGCCGGCAATCCGCCACCAGAGTCCGCTCCAGA GGAGGAATCAGCATGGCAGACAGCAGCGGCACAACCGTCTTTGACAACCTGCCAGAGTGGCTCGTCGTCGATGAGATCCTTGTCCGGTTGCCGCCCAAAGACATACTCCGCTGCCGCGCCGTCCGCAAGTCGTGGCTCAGCG GACTATGATGCCGAGACCTGGGGCTTTCAATATCAGTTTAACTTGTTAGCAATGGAGGTATCGCCGCCGATTGATTTGGGCATCATGCTCATCCCTATGACCACCCTGATCAATGAGCGTGAGCTGTTGATCCAGCAGCGTCTTAGCCGTTTGTTGCATTGTGAAATTGATGGTGTGTCTTTAAGAGATGTGGAAAATGAAGAGCATGAATACCACCTGCTGCCACTTACTGCCCATCGCCTCcaagagagcatgatttcacttccaTTGTTTGAGACTCAAGAAAATGCTGTGGACAAGGAGGCTCCATTCGTCATAGTGCTATAA